From the Vespa velutina chromosome 5, iVesVel2.1, whole genome shotgun sequence genome, the window AGTATCCATGAAGTTGGttgtaaaaagatataatcacGTCGTTCGCctagttaatattaatattttaataataattgtttcattttatcaattataagcGATCAtaggattaatattttttattataatatataggatAATGGAGAATCAGTTAAATCTTCTTGCTTATTCCAATCAAACTGGTACATAGatcataagaaatattttatttcttaaatatattagaggttaattatatttaatttaaattaataaaaatatatatgtatatatatataatatataatataatattatatattatatatatatatataatattatagatgaTTCGAGTAATGGCAAACAAACCATAAATCAGAAAATTTCGAAGTTAGAAATGCATACGAGAATTTTCGCGTCTATGTGTCCCGATGAAATTCTGGATTATTTTGACGACTATAGTATGAGAGAGTATTTAACAACGCTAATGCTCGGTGATATATCAGGTGtacaaaaaagatgaaaaaaaaaaattataatcaacaATTTCCGATCTAatgtttacaataatatttatttattttcaataataataggCTTTACcgattttgttgaaaaatatacgaaagcAGGTAAAGGTGGTGCATCAAAATTGACGGAGACATTGAACAATTACTTAGGTCTTATGATTCAAGAAATTCTCTCGCAAAATGGCgacgtattaaaattttccggTGACTCTTTTATCGTCATGTGGAAGCTtaaaaacgatactaatatGCGCGACCTAGCAACTACGGCGATTCAAACGGCTTGCGTTATACAAAAACATTTTGGCATTTATGAGACTGACGTTGGTATCACACTAAGaggtttataattttataattttatttatgccTAAGTATATACTCGTTGTTAGATTCACGTTTAAATCTTGACAATACATTGTCGATGTAATCTTAATAGTAAAACTAGCCATAGCGTCTGGTACAACATATTTTACGTCTATCGGTGATCCAAAGAAAATGTCGCATTACATGATAACCGGTAGGCCTGTGTGGGAAGTTAAATATGCCGAACAACTTTGCAAGTATATAAcacgtataaaaataacataaataatttaacacgAAGTTATCAAAATTActaaattgattattaatcatataattaattatattatttataattgattattaaattgattGATAATTCGTCTAGAGGTGGCGATATTTTAGTAGCACTTAGCACCTGGCAATGGATAAATCCAATCGACTACATCTATGAAACACTTCCTGATGGCTTACATGTTCTTGTTATAACTTGTTCTACCTTATGGTATACTTTGAAAAGTTCTTACAATGAAAAAGCGAACAATGAAAAAGGTATACTAAATCAATCACTTACATTATATCTATCcatataaatgaaaagtataataaagagaaaaaagaaaatgaaaacaaagaaaaaagaaagaaaaaaaattggatccAACAAATTCACAGATAACTGGAATAATATGTTTTTGTTTGACGAATCACCATTAACAACGAATAATGACACTTCGGCGTTAACGAATATGTCGGACAACCTAATGTAtcgaagaaatatgaaaatgaccTACTATACTTGTTAgtaaaattacattattaacaCGAAATCCATGACAAAAATCAAACGACAAGATTCTTAATAGCAGTAGATaaattttgtcctttttcttttttttctttttttttcagtacgACCAAAAATCTTAAAAGTAGCGAAAGCACATTTGAAAGACGCTTtgaaaagttatatattaagACCGGTTGTCCGTTCAGTCGAAATGGATGAACCGTTGAAATATCTGTCCGAAATGAGACAAGTCGTTATTGTATTTGTCAATGCAAccatcaatgaaataaaaaataaacaattgatGAGATCAATCGACACAGCGTACAAACTCGTATGCAGGTATACTTTTCTTGGattgttttttgtttaaaagtattatatctGAGAAATCaagatcgattaaatataacgCGACAAATTTGATGAAGGATAGTCAATGGGATGCAAGGATGTGTCAACAAAACGTCTCTCTTTGACAAAGACCTAATGTTTCTTTGCATTTTTGGTTTGCGAGGAGATAAACATGAACTTGAATCACAAATTGGCCTTAAATGTGGCTTCAGATTGCGAATTGCTTTGAAAGAGTTAACAAATATTACTGACGTCACTGTTGGCGTTACAACAGGGATGACATACTGTGGCGTTGTTGGTCACATACTAAGAAGAGAGTATACAGTTATTGGAATGGCGGTGAACAGAGCTGCTCGACTTATGATGgtttacaaaaataaagtaaattatttgctacatataatatataatagaacgttacctttctcatttttataaaattttgttatttttcattcttctttcctccccccccccctcccaaaaaaaaacattgagtAGGTTATATGTGACAGAGAGAGTTTTCTTCATTCTCAATTAGAAGGTAGCCATTTCAAATTACAAGAGCcaaaatatttgaaaggaaTTATAGACATTGGTCCAATTTACGAGTTCGAAGAACAAGTCaagtaaaaatgatttatttaattaatgtttaacGTTCAATTTAATTTCGCAAGTAATCGATTGCAGAGATAAAACGTCGGAATTGATTTGGAGCAAATATCCTTTGCTAGGTCGAgctaaagaaatgaaaatttttcgaaacttATTAGCAACTATGTTAGATTACACAGTCATGAAAAATCATTCAACAACTGAACCACAGTACAATACATTGATAATAAGGTATACgttatgaaataattctaattcgaaaaaagaaaataaaggatttTGTAACTAACTACGAATATTTGGATATAGAGGTGAACCCAGAATAGGAAAAACGAGGATGTTAGACGAAATGGCATTAAACATACCAAATGGTATCCCattaaattacatttctcTTGTTTCAACAGACATGCAGGTTGTTGaccatgaaattttcttttgcgttgataataaatctttgaaaaaagaaagaaagaaagaaaaaaagaaataagaaaacacTTTTCCAGAACAGAAGCCGTACACCTTATTCCATCTAATATTCTCTTTACCCTTGAAATTCTCATCAACGTCAACTTCAAAGGATCGAGAAGACAAGTTGATGCgtttattaaacaataaacTTTATCCTGAATATCTCTGTGTGTTGAATGAAGTCTTCAATGTTCGTTTCCCAATGACCGAAGAATACACAAATTTTAAGGAATTAGAAAAGCATAGGATACttgaaaaacttttaatatatctaacaaaaaaatgttttcaaaaaCTCTGGATCATCATTATTGACGACATTGAATACGCCGACGAAGAGTCATTGAACTTTTTCGATATTCTTATCAACATCAATATGTTTTTGTTCGTCATTAGTGTTGGTCGAAAAGTTGATGCAGAATACAAATTGGCTAATACATTATTGAAAAAAGCACGAGTATGTAAATTTgcaaaaatcaattatttttaattagaatctGATATAACTTAACAGAAACATAGATATGGTTtggttcctttttctctttctttttattttattataaaaggtCATTGAACTGCAAGGTATCGATAAATGGTATCATGTTGGTATTGTGTGTCAAATACTCAATGTATTTGGTATATCTACAGAATTGGAAAAGCaagttaattcttttttaatgatattctCAGGAGTATAaagttctatatatattagaattatttatttagatttattcAAGAACGAAGTTTAGGAAATCCAGGCTGGATTGAAAGTTATTTGGTGAGTCTCATGCAAAGTAATAATCTAGAAATCATAAATGTTACCAGAAAAGAAGCTGAGTCAATGGGATATGTTTTACccgatttaaaaatgttaaaaaggtAGTAAGTTAAAACATAATATCgaaaacaattgaaaaatataaataattgaatttattaatttccctttattacaaatatataatagattcaTGTTGGATTCgactattttaaaaaaaagcaGTTTACCTCGCGAGGATAGATGGGAAATGTACAAGACAAGTTATATGGTTAGCACATTAGTCATTTTCTAAatgcataaaaattatttacataaatgcACCAacttatcatataaatttatttattatttatctttagaaTGATACAATGTTATCGATCAATAACACCATTCATCAAGATGAAATCGATTTGAATAGCGAACTGATAAGCGTAGCTTTTTCAAAAACACTAGAAAACTCATTAATCATGAATAGTAATATGCGAATAAACTTTGACGgtaaaaggaaattattactatcgtatACAAGgatactaatatataattaggaTTCTTTTTCAGTACTTATTTTAAAAGTGTTCGATGCTTTAACGCCACTCGATCAATTATTACTTAAATGTGCTTCTATACTTGGCGTATTTGTTTGCCGAAAAATGTTGGAAAGTATAGCTGAAATGTCTAAGAAAGACACAGGTTTAAGTAAGATTggattactatatatatatatatatttaatttaacagtacgataaatatatatacacatatttatcgtatgtttgtatgtgtatatatatatataaatgtatatatatttattcgaattcCCGGGGACATTAGCTATACGTAAACTTTTCGAAATTCGAATTTTCGAATGCGGAATGGGAGATTTTACTAAAAACATTGGTCCTATTATATACTACAGAAGAATGCGTAATCATATCGGTGATATAGGTATTCAATGTAGATGTATTGGCATCGTGATACCAGgtagttatttaattattcttaacaaatactttttttttacatttacttTGAATCCGATTGCCATTTAGAGGAACTAGCCAATATGCCGAAATATGCATCATGCGGTCTCATACGTTTCAAGATAACGATATTTCAAGACACAACATATAGGTAAACAATCTGTTACGTCCAAcctaaatttttatatgtaacaaCTTCGTatctaaaaaatttaattcaatttaaatcgtAACTAAAgtatctaaaaaataattttgattaaagaTTACTCACGGAGGATCAAAAAATCGAGTTACACAAGAAGGCACTCAAATATTTAGAACGAAATACCAGACGTTGCAAATCATGTGGCGaaggatatttttcaaaattattaggTGAAAAATTCTTGGACGAAGTAGGAAAAATACCGATAGAATATCCATTGAATATAAgacaatttaatgaaataggTTCAAAGTTATTCGACATAcccaaaataaaaagtaaaataatgattaaataaatatatttgataataaacatatatatgatgatttatatgtttttagATGTGTTAACCAGTAAAAATAGTCTaccttatttaaatattttaagaaaatcaaagagaaaactaaTACGTACTTTTTCCAACATTGATTTCACTAATTGTGAATGTAATCTGATATTATTAACCGTTTATACACAAATGGTTGAGCATTGTCGTAGAATTGGtaaattttaacaaagaaaaaaaatatatatataaaatattatagaataataatttataggaTTATATTATAGGATaggaaatattgtataaatattacatgaaATTCAAATCGATTGATCaacgattgttttttttttttttttaggtgaTAATGATAAGACTTTAATCGCTATATTGGAATTCGCTGAGATATGCATTGAAAATCAAAATGTTCCTCAAGCAAGGAAATTGTTGAACGAGGCTGAGACTACACTTCAACAGGTATATGTAAATCCTATCTCATTTAAtcagatatttaaatattaaaatagaaaaaaaaataaaaaaaaacagccAAATGTGATTTCTCTTCTACTCATCGTCAGATATTCGATCCAAACAAAAACGAGGTAATTACATTTCTTTATCTCACCGCAAAGATTCAAACCTTGCAAGGTAAATGTTATTTCGAATCTGGCTACACTTCAGAAGCCGAGAAAAGCTTGGACAAAGCGATGAATACTTTAGGCTACCATTTTCcacgaacgaaaataatgatcaatttgaaaactatatttcaattaaacaaacttaaattattattattattctgttcaagaaaacgtaaaagtaataacgacaaaaacaatTATGCTACGAAATATACAAATCAGTTGGCGTATTGCTTGGCTCAAATATTCGAAGTTTATAAGGTATAAAGTCTAATGATTAtagcgagaaaaaaagagggaaagatgaACATGATTATGCATATGCCAAAGTGGGCCGAAAGTTTCTTTAAACTTTCCGAaggatgatattaaaattcaattgagCTTTCTTTTACCGAGAAGTTTAATTAGGCTTGCTATTTTACAAGCTAGCCTCGTGGTTTTAGAATTtggcaaaaaaaaacgaaaaaaaaaaaagaagaaaaaaaaattagcctaaaaaatctcgaagaagaaaaaaataattgatttttagaatcgattttaaaatactttcgaCCCGTTCAAAAACTTTCGGCATATCCTGTATtgcttaattttaatttcttttaatcttaacCTAATCTTAATTTCTAAGATTAAAGGTATGAAAAAAGAGACTCGATTGGCAGCAATATGGGCATTAAACAAAGCACGTTCTACCAGCGATTTCTTGATACTATCCATATGTTACACCAACATGCTGACTATCGGCCACATGTATTGCACGAAgtagtaaatacatacatatatgtacatgcataagtatgaaattaaacgaaacTTTTGTctaaataacgaaataattttttaaaaaataaaaatcatttgtcAGTAACATCATTAAGTATTTGGAAAACGAGAGCATCGATTTGTGTAACGAAGAAGTTAGAATGATAGAGTATCAAGatctcaaaataattattgaacttTATGCCGGTGTTTTTTTCTCACGTTGGCTAAGAGGACAAATTAACGAGGCCATCGACATCGGTTTCATCATTATCAGATTAGCaaaatctattaatttaacaaatacCGAATGTATTGTTTTACCAAGACTCATTAATCTTCTGATGATCTCTTGTCGTTATTCCGAAATTGTCTCAATATTACGAGACTTAGGTGATCATTAACAGTTATATCGTTAACGTATTCTAATCtaattatatcctttttattttcttttttcttttaacttaaTAATATTCCATACAGAATTTGTGTCGAAAAACCATATGGACAAGTCCG encodes:
- the LOC124949432 gene encoding LOW QUALITY PROTEIN: adenylate cyclase type 10-like (The sequence of the model RefSeq protein was modified relative to this genomic sequence to represent the inferred CDS: substituted 1 base at 1 genomic stop codon), with amino-acid sequence MHTRIFASMCPDEILDYFDDYSMREYLTTLMLGDISGFTDFVEKYTKAGKGGASKLTETLNNYLGLMIQEILSQNGDVLKFSGDSFIVMWKLKNDTNMRDLATTAIQTACVIQKHFGIYETDVGITLRVKLAIASGTTYFTSIGDPKKMSHYMITGRPVWEVKYAEQLCKGGDILVALSTWQWINPIDYIYETLPDGLHVLVITCSTLWYTLKSSYNEKANNEKGILNQSLTLYINFVLFLFFLFFSVRPKILKVAKAHLKDALKSYILRPVVRSVEMDEPLKYLSEMRQVVIVFVNATINEIKNKQLMRSIDTAYKLVCRIVNGMQGCVNKTSLFDKDLMFLCIFGLRGDKHELESQIGLKCGFRLRIALKELTNITDVTVGVTTGMTYCGVVGHILRREYTVIGMAVNRAARLMMVYKNKVICDRESFLHSQLEGSHFKLQEPKYLKGIIDIGPIYEFEEQVKDKTSELIWSKYPLLGRAKEMKIFRNLLATMLDYTVMKNHSTTEPQYNTLIIRGEPRIGKTRMLDEMALNIPNGIPLNYISLVSTDMQKPYTLFHLIFSLPLKFSSTSTSKDREDKLMRLLNNKLYPEYLCVLNEVFNVRFPMTEEYTNFKELEKHRILEKLLIYLTKKCFQKLWIIIIDDIEYADEESLNFFDILININMFLFVISVGRKVDAEYKLANTLLKKARVCKFAKINYVIELQGIDKWYHVGIVCQILNVFGISTELEKFIQERSLGNPGWIESYLVSLMQSNNLEIINVTRKEAESMGYVLPDLKMLKRFMLDSTILKKSSLPREDRWEMYKTSYMNDTMLSINNTIHQDEIDLNSELISVAFSKTLENSLIMNSNMRINFDVLILKVFDALTPLDQLLLKCASILGVFVCRKMLESIAEMSKKDTGLSKIGLLYIYIYLIELANMPKYASCGLIRFKITIFQDTTYRLLTEDQKIELHKKALKYLERNTRRCKSCGEGYFSKLLGEKFLDEVGKIPIEYPLNIRQFNEIGSKLFDIPKIKSKIMIKXIYLIINIYMMIYMFLDVLTSKNSLPYLNILRKSKRKLIRTFSNIDFTNCECNLILLTVYTQMVEHCRRIGDNDKTLIAILEFAEICIENQNVPQARKLLNEAETTLQQNTFDPFKNFRHILYCLILISFNLNLILISKIKGMKKETRLAAIWALNKARSTSDFLILSICYTNMLTIGHMYCTKYNIIKYLENESIDLCNEEVRMIEYQDLKIIIELYAGVFFSRWLRGQINEAIDIGFIIIRLAKSINLTNTECIVLPRLINLLMISCRYSEIVSILRDLGDHLFSFNLIIFHTEFVSKNHMDKSGRTWYYATCAEVQLDIGLIVLSYQNCERYYLKEGENLLSLRDSEAERRYFISMWLWCIRNKEWAASKVWIKKKVEKKSTDEDLVAATITDLKELEGMLISYVHYVNNYDAKAINIMTSIKASLKNIKKMVKIVKIARPRYILIKAYYYMVRGYKKMAIKILQKAIKISFKMDNKMIYGWAMHCKQAWEGKLPLIERDLWQQQSMIPSSSTWNEINTNETKIIFYTLPVPTY